One window of Bactrocera tryoni isolate S06 chromosome 2, CSIRO_BtryS06_freeze2, whole genome shotgun sequence genomic DNA carries:
- the LOC120769225 gene encoding uncharacterized protein LOC120769225: MLRGCSKLTNLSQSVIRNLPLNPTQFKRYIADKCCPPQASEDSANPADSKHSFKNDAFVPPDFVPLSAYRALDDPKEVLGPGAHKCKDYKNPEYFAYHRFSFYELQNVALNLAKHSEGGVLYEAESAAESDEECGEKNSATETEKCEKKETETECKKSNADKAKE; the protein is encoded by the coding sequence atGCTGCGTGGCTGCTCGAAATTGACGAATTTATCACAGAGTGTAATAAGAAATCTTCCGCTGAATCCAACGCAATTCAAACGTTACATAGCCGACAAGTGTTGTCCGCCACAAGCGTCAGAAGACAGCGCAAATCCAGCAGACTCCAAGCATTCTTTCAAAAATGACGCATTTGTGCCACCTGACTTCGTACCGCTCTCCGCATATCGCGCATTGGATGACCCGAAGGAGGTACTCGGTCCAGGCGCACACAAATGTAAAGACTACAAGAACCCAGAATATTTCGCCTACCATCGCTTCTCATTCTATGAACTGCAGAACGTCGCTTTGAATCTGGCTAAGCATTCGGAAGGCGGTGTGCTATACGAAGCAGAGAGTGCTGCAGAAAGCGATGAAGAATGTGGCGAAAAAAATAGTGCGACAGAAACCGAGAAATGTGagaaaaaagaaacagaaacgGAATGTAAAAAGAGCAATGCAGATAAAGCGAAGGAGTGA